A segment of the Trifolium pratense cultivar HEN17-A07 linkage group LG7, ARS_RC_1.1, whole genome shotgun sequence genome:
ATTATGTATTTCCCCAACCTAATTCTTCATTAAttactttgtttttaattattattattcccCAACCCAACAGATAATGGCAGTAAAAAAGAATATTGAAGATGTACAAGGCAAAGATAATTACCCTTGCGGACAGCAATTGCTGATTCACAATGGTAAGGTTTTGAAAGATGAAACTACATTATCAGATAATAAAGTCTCCCAAGATGGCTTTCTTGTTGTCATGCTTAGTaaggtattattattattattattattattattgctctGCTCATTctctattattattgttattgttataacAAAAGATGATGATTGTATATGAAACATTTTACTGCAGAGTAAATCCTTGGGATCTGCTGGAACTTCATCTACTCTTCAGGTATGTATGTTGCTCGCTCATTTTTAATATCATATATCTGTTCTTCCCCCCCCCTCTTATCgtgtatgtgtatgtgtatgtgtatCGTATGAGTTAGTCGTCATTTGTGCATGTTTGACAGACCCCTACCAATCCACCTACAACTCTACCAACACCAGATTCAACACCTCTAGTACAAACGcagtgagtttttttttttttaattaaatatctACTTTTTCCATGCATCAATCAACTTATTTTTCATTTGCCTCTGCAGATCTGCAAACAACAATGCATCTGCACCACTTGGCTCAACTACAACAAAGTATGCCTTTTGTCTCTATGTTTCTCTCGCTATACTATTATTTCTAGTCACTAACCTCTTGCTGCAATCAATCAACAAATTCACTTCTTTGCCATTTTCTTCTATCCTCTAATCAACCCTTCTCAACTACATTATATATTTCAACGTCATTTTTGCTTTGCAGTCTTACTACAGAGACTTATGGACAGGCTGCTTCAAATTTAGTTGCTGCTAGTAATCTTGACCAGACTATTCAACAAATTATGGACATGGGTGGCGGCACCTGGGATAGAGATACCGTTAATCGTGCTCTGCATGCAGCTTTCAATAATCCAGAGCGTGCTGTCGATTACTTGTATTCTGTATGCCTAAACTGCTCATTATAGATCCTATCTGTTTCAAAATTTATGCTTTATCTTATTTGATTTAacaactatttatttatttatttgcaggGAATTCCTGAAGCAGCAGAAGTTGCTGTACCGGCTGCTCAATACCCAAGTAATCAAACTGAAACAGCTGGGGTCACTTCCGGAGTTGTTCCGGGGGTCCCTAACTCAGCTCCCTTGAATATGTTTCCACaggtaaaaattataatttgaatGGATTAAGACACTGTACCTTGTTATGTGTTTTGCTGTTATTTGGTTCTTAATTTTGAGTTGAAACTCTTTCAGGAGACAGCTTCTGGCACTGGTGCTGGCGCTGGATCGCTTGATTTCCTGAGGAACAATCCCCAGGTTcgttttttgtttcatttataATACACCCAGTGTTAAGGAATTTGTGTTCGACACGCCCATGTCGGAAGAAATGGTTTTTGTATTTGAACTTGCTATACCAATGGTTGGAATCTGAGACAATTTGCATATCCTGCATCATTTTGACAATTCTGTATACCATGCCTAATATCAAATCTTGGTTACCTTGTTCACAAAccatatgcttttttttttttgaagaagctaaattaacccacccaaattggcacacAAACCATATGCTTAAATGAACAAATGAAGTAGAAAGAACTTCCAAAAAGGAAgcaataaatttattgttgcGTGCTTTGTTTAATTTCACCGCTTTGCTTATGCAAGATATTAAAAGAAATGTTTAATTTTGGCGTCTTATCTTGGCTGGTAAattgacttatatttttatatggttgGAGCTAGTTTTTGAAATGTATAATGATTTCAGCATGCCCGAATAAACAGCTGTACCTAGTCAATATGCTGAACATCATTAGTATGTAGATTAGTAGACATTACTGCACAACACTTGTTATTCTTCTCTTGTGTCAAATTTCAATAAATTGTTAGTAACCGTTTCTATGTTGTGCATATTTAGTTTCAAGCATTGCGGACAATGGTGCAATCCAATCCAGAAATTCTCCAGGTATCTAACCATCTATTTTCTCAATCACCTACTACCTGACTTTTGGTCATTTGTCAATGTTTGAGATAATTTTCTATTGCAGCCTGTACTTCAAGAGCTCGGAAAGCAAAATCCCGGTCTCTTGAGACTAATTGATGAGAATCATTCTGAGTTTCTTCAGTTGATAAATGAGCCCATGGATGGTTCTGATGGGTAAGTATACTGTCATTGCATTTTACAATCATAAAATTAtctgtttttagttttttttttatatggtaTCTTTTCGATTTTATTAATAGTAATCCTTGCCATGTTTGTGACACAAAGGTAGCTTTTTAACATGGTGGCTTGCTATTCAATCTAGGAAGTATTTATAGCATATAAGATTGACACTAGTAGTTTACTATCTTCTTGATAATGTGTGATGGTAGAGATATATGGCCTTAGGCTAATATGtcacttgtgcatggtgcaagACATGCTCAAGTTGCAtataaaaactgattttttttaaaatttatttaaaaaaaaaaatctgtctATGATTGGTCAATTGTGGTTGTCggctttaataaaaaataaaacaaaattacaagaGTAATAAAATGAAGGGCAGAGATTGCACTGCAGGAAAAAAGTACTGCAGGGGATCTTTTCTCGATGTTCTTGTGCACCGTAGACACTGccaaaatatattaatgataaatGTAACCCTCTTTTACTAGGGATAATTTTGACCAGCCTGAGCAAGACTTGCCTCATGCCATCAATGTGACGCCAGCTGAGCAGGAAGCAATTGGAAGGGTATATCTATTTTTTATGTCCAGAGTTGTgcttttttcatttcatttgatTTACCGTATGTGCTGATTCATTTTTACTTATGATCCACAGCTAGAGGCTATGGGATTCGATAGAGCCTCTGTGATAGAGGCATTTTTGGCATGTGACCGTGATGAGCAATTGGCAGCCAACTACTTACTGGAAAATGCTGGGGATTTCGAGGATTAAATCACTAACCTACAATCATTCATAGTTTTGTTCATgcctctttttttcttttgcaagGAGGGTGGGTTTGCAATTTTTCTTCTTACGGTGTCTTTCTAGAGAAATTTATGTGGTTGAGTTTCTGATTTGTGTTGATGTATTCTACTATATATTACTAGGTTTGGTTTATATAACAgcgtcattttttttttttttgtggtcaagTTAgcgtctttttttattttaaatctttcCTGATTTGTAGGCTCGGTTCTTCTTACTAGAGGGAAACAAAATATCTCATTAATgtgaattatatttcttttcttctccCCAATGAAAATCGCACTTTTGCTCTATTAAAGATTAATTTTGGtcgtccccatgagcttagctcaattagttgggacatcagcattttatatgcaggagccagggttcgaaccctggacactccacttatccatctttaaaggtggaattttaagccactaggctacctgaccaaaaaaaaaagattaattttgGTCCTCCAATATTTTGAAGTAAATTTGTTTCTTAAATCCCTTTAACTGTTGTAATTTattaacttattattattagttcACAATTTGGTTAATGATATTGGAAAATTCTGAGTGCAGAATTGACACTCCTACAATCACTATCACTATAAACATAAAAGGGGGGAAAAAGCATTTTAATGGTGAATTGTTGTGGCTCTCACTCGGCAGTCACATTGAATgaaatattacataaaaaatatgtttataattgATGGACTGGAATGAATTACACTAAAcctaaattctaaaaaaaaaaacgagtaCAAGAGAATGAATTCCTGTCCAATGAATGgaatatatttttacaaaggcaAACAATTTTGTGtactttgtttgtttgtttgtttataaaCAGTGAAGTGAAGTAGGGTCTTTTGTGCTCCCAAGTAAAATAGTAGTAGTTGAAATTGAATAGTTACCGTTATAGCGGGAGCATAGAGAAGAGAAAAACTAAAATACTAGTAGGGAAAACAGTACGTTACCCAAAGGTTTGTTTTTCAAATTCAAACGAAGACATAAAAAGTAATGGGACCCACCCACCCACCCATCAATACCAACGAACTAGAAGCACTTAATTATGAGCAGAGCAGAGCAGAGCAGCCAATTGAATTCATAgaagtaagtaagtaagtaagtaagtacAATACAAAtcaaatagatagatagataccATCTCCTCTCTCTCTCCCACACCAACAACAGTGAGTGacccaacaaacaaacaaacaaacaagaatgtttaaaacaaagaaagaagaagaagaagaagaagaagaagaagaagaaatgaacaagaagaagaaccaaaaccaaaacctgGGTCGTATGTTTTCAAATCCCTTGAGCGAGATCCAAAACAACGCCCAACTCAGGCATAGTCGTAGCTGCaccactactactactactcacCACCATGGCCCCACCGTACCCGACGACCACAATAACAAGGAAAACGCAGACAATGTTTCTCCTTCTCTTCCAAAGTCATTATCAACAAACACAGACAAACACAACAACAAGATTGTTAATGTTAAGCCTTCCTCGCTACAGTACTGCATGCAAATCAACCAAGATCCTCCTCTTCCTCTTGCTTCTTCTGATTCTTCACACTTTTCCAACTCTTTGAAAATTTGGGACTACTCTGACTCTGAACCTGCTCCTGCTCCTGCTTCCTCCTGGTCCACTTTACCCAACAAGTAACTAACTAACCTCAATATTCTCTCtgattttccttttttcttctcACTTCTAATTAATCTGTTTTACTTTTAGGTCTTTGATCTGTAGACCCTTGCCTATTGATATTGGAAGGTGCACATGTGTTATTGTCAAGGAACCAATCCCTCAGGGACTCTCTAATGGCACTTTCTTCTCTCTTTATACCTATGTATGTATGTTCTACCTGTTACTCATACTTATTCACTGCCATTTCTTATATGTATAATACTAACATATTACTGCAGGAAGGTCAGGGACGACAGAATAGGAAACTGGCTGTGGCCCACCACAAGCGCCGGACCGGGCGCTCTCACTTCGCCATAGCTCAGAACCTCAAAGGACTACTCTCCAATTTTGATGATACTTTCCTCGGGACAGTAACCGCTAATCTCACCGGCTCAAAATACCACATTTGGGATCAGGTAGGTTAGGTAGCTTcctaatttatttgtttttttaccaTCTATAGTTTTTGTCAATCAATACACAATAATAAATAATGTATCAACATTTGGTCTCTCATTATCTGTTTGATTATCAGGGATATCGCCATAAGTCCCGTAGTAAACAACCAAAACCACCTCTTGCTGTTGTTGAGTAAGCCTAAATCCTCATCTTTCGCAATCCCCAACCGGGCCTCATTGTTCTCTGCTAACTACAACATTTGGATTGATTTTTATTTGCAGGTATGTACCTACAATAGCAACATGTACAGGAACTCACAGAAGCATCAAAGCATATATACCAAACCATCAATCTATGTCTTTCAAGAACACCAACCAGGTACAGCATATTAAGGGACTGCCAATGAATTGGGAGGGAAAATTGGACAGAGTCCATCAACTATTCTCAAGGGATCCACTATACAACAAGGTATGAGGAGCCTGACCGAGGAGAAAATTCTTAATTTGTCATTTATTAAAGTCAGTAATGGATAGGATGGactttgattaatttgttatGTCTTCCTTCATCAGAGTACAAAGCAATTTGAACTTGACTATAGAGATAAAGGAAGGGCAGAACTTGGAATCCAGAGATCAGTCAAAAACTTTCAGCTTACTTTAGAGGTATAATCATCACACAAGtgtttttatgttataataaCTCAATTAGCTAGCTTTGTTGTCTGCTTTAGCTGACCTGTCATTACTTTGATTGTTAGGAAAATGGGAAGCAGACAATCCTGCAGCTAGGGAGGTTGGGAAAATCTACATTTGTTATGGACTACAGGTATCAATTCAAAATTCTCTAATTGTGTTATCGACTGTAAAATTATTTCGACGTGAGTGGGTTTCACAGCTAGTATCATTTCCTCTGAATCTGCAGATATCCTTTGACTGGTTACCAAGCGTTTGGCATATGTTTGGCTTCCATTGATGCAAAGCTTTGTTGTGTAGTGTAGTGGGAAATCTCTTTTCCAAAATTGGTACAACTTCGGAACTCAAGATATCTTCTGGTTTTCACCTAGCCCCGTCCAGGAAGAACTCTTGGTGGATTTTCTCTAAGtacatttttcaaaagaaaaatgaagattTTGGAGTTGTATTTGGTGTGGATAATCTTCAGCTAGGAAGGTATTAATGCCATCAAAATCTCgagaaataatttatgtataaaTAATCATTGTGCTCGGATGATCGATTTGTTACTATTAAATGTTTGAGACTATTTAACTAAATATTGCTTTCTTTAAATTCAAAAGTACTCTTTGAGCCTGCAACAAATTGTGTTCATTTTATTGCCGCAATGAATCAGAGAAGGTAAATGAGCTGGTCTGAATTAGTTTAATAACAGATGAAATGACATCATGTTGCACCAGTACTTAGATATATAATGTTCACATGGAATTACTTCTTTCATTGTTGTTTTATAAATACCTTATAAATATACGACTATCAAAGAGTAGTATGATTGATCGCAAGTGATCAAATGATGATTAAGACTTAGACAATCACGTACTAGTATATTCTAAAAAGCTTAACCCCTTTGGGGAAGCCTAACCTTTACTAAGAAACTTTATACTGTCACATAAATGATTCATATTAACATAACTGTCAAGTGGAATTTTAATGAGGATTTTTTGCATAATGCACTTTAATTCGGGAAGCACTCTTGAAGTTGAGATTCAGGATTTGATTAACCTCACATAAAACCACCAAATCATGTAATATTGTTCATGATAGGCACACTTAAGGCAGTCTCAACTCCATATGCAGTCTCAACTCCATATAGAATACAGTTGTGCCAACAGAAAAGATAGGCACACTTAAGGCAGGATCAACACaataaaaaagacaaaagaaCAAACTTATGACATGAAATTATTTGAAGACAAGAAAGACGGCAATCCGGCATACAAACAAAACTAGCCTCTCATGAAATTCAGGGAAGTGCCTTCATTTGTTTGGAGTGCCCAGGATTGCACTTCATTCAATCAAGACGCTGTAATTGAACCATAATTTTACAcaagataaaaaaatgattattattgaaaacCAAATTACAGGTTATGGTTATTATTGAAAACCAAATTTCTGATTATCCATCCATACATGTATGATTGAAAAACTACATATGATAGAGATAACTATACTGTGAGCTGCACTTAGTAAATATGTAGCTATGCTACAACTACTAAATTTACCAGCTATATAAGCTACGACTAATACTTAAAATGGTTTCTCGGCTTGAGTTTTACTAGCAGGGGATGAAGCCTGTGGGTTGTAAGACCCATGGTATCCACATTCTCTTCCTCCCCTTGTCCTAGCTCCCACTCAAATTCCTGTACCAATCTGCCAATTGCCGTGCATGCTATCAACATGGCCTGAAGGGAGCCTGCACACACCCTCTTCCCTCCTCCAAAGGCCATAGTCTTATACAAATCCGAGGGCTCATATTTCTCGTCAAGAAATCTCTCTGGAATCCACTGGTCAGGATTTTCCCAACAGTCACAATCCATGTTACATCCATATATATTTATTGCGATCTGTAAAACAGGAAATggaaatcaatcaatcaatcaaccAACCATATAGACAATAGGATAGTAATTTCATTCAGAGGATAAATATGGTGACCTCGCTTCCGGCAGGAATATGGTATCCGCCCAATTCGGTATCCTCATGAACATATCTTAGTGGAACAATTGGAACTGGACTATGCTTCCGTAATGTTTCATGGAATATAGCCCCCAAGTAAGGTAGCTTAGATAATTGGTCTTCTGTAACCTTTTCATGTCCACATACATTTAGGAGTTCCTCATACAGACGGTCCTGCAATATAAAGATGTCACCAGTGACAAAGTGTCAAAAATGGTCCAAAAGAAACCACCAAACGAACCAACCAACAAGTAGATTTGTTGGTTAGTGTTGTTAGTCctacattaattaaataatgacaCAGCTTGAACAATAGTTATAAGTTGGCGACAGCCTTCACCacaaaaactaatttttagGGTTGGGATAGGCCCGAAACTAAGTTCTAAGAGTTAGCCAAAGGCAAAGTAAAACTGTCAACCTGACGTATTTTGTCTTTGGCAAGTTCATACATAGCCCATTCTGTTGTAACTAAGGTAGTATCAGATGTCTCAATAATTGGCTCCCAGAGAAGCATGATCATTTGTTCTT
Coding sequences within it:
- the LOC123897928 gene encoding ubiquitin receptor RAD23b-like; translation: MKLTVKTLKGSHFEIRVQPSDSIMAVKKNIEDVQGKDNYPCGQQLLIHNGKVLKDETTLSDNKVSQDGFLVVMLSKSKSLGSAGTSSTLQTPTNPPTTLPTPDSTPLVQTQSANNNASAPLGSTTTNLTTETYGQAASNLVAASNLDQTIQQIMDMGGGTWDRDTVNRALHAAFNNPERAVDYLYSGIPEAAEVAVPAAQYPSNQTETAGVTSGVVPGVPNSAPLNMFPQETASGTGAGAGSLDFLRNNPQFQALRTMVQSNPEILQPVLQELGKQNPGLLRLIDENHSEFLQLINEPMDGSDGDNFDQPEQDLPHAINVTPAEQEAIGRLEAMGFDRASVIEAFLACDRDEQLAANYLLENAGDFED
- the LOC123897927 gene encoding tubby-like protein 8; this translates as MFKTKKEEEEEEEEEEEMNKKKNQNQNLGRMFSNPLSEIQNNAQLRHSRSCTTTTTTHHHGPTVPDDHNNKENADNVSPSLPKSLSTNTDKHNNKIVNVKPSSLQYCMQINQDPPLPLASSDSSHFSNSLKIWDYSDSEPAPAPASSWSTLPNKSLICRPLPIDIGRCTCVIVKEPIPQGLSNGTFFSLYTYEGQGRQNRKLAVAHHKRRTGRSHFAIAQNLKGLLSNFDDTFLGTVTANLTGSKYHIWDQGYRHKSRSKQPKPPLAVVEYVPTIATCTGTHRSIKAYIPNHQSMSFKNTNQVQHIKGLPMNWEGKLDRVHQLFSRDPLYNKSTKQFELDYRDKGRAELGIQRSVKNFQLTLEENGKQTILQLGRLGKSTFVMDYRYPLTGYQAFGICLASIDAKLCCVV